Proteins encoded together in one Camelina sativa cultivar DH55 chromosome 9, Cs, whole genome shotgun sequence window:
- the LOC104712268 gene encoding probable sodium/metabolite cotransporter BASS4, chloroplastic gives MAIASILGSIQNPFLCLREPTSPGSRSVVFRRYLEPCGRRWIPRSIRACLPSDKLGGDGGTSASAKRLHFGKQLLSFASDNFLPLALVSGVGLGFANPTLGCLADKYSFTKISTCGIFIISGLTLRTEAIGAAVKGWPLGVFGLISILLLTPSFSRLIMLVQLQPPELVTGLAIFCCMPTTLSSGVALTHLAGGNAALALAVTVASNLLGILSIPFWVSRYIAGGVGVTFPTEQLFRSLVVTLLIPLIIGKVIRESFKGFANFVDNNRGLFSKINAICLSMVPWIQVSRSRSLLLSVEPKVFLAAVGIGILLHLSLLAFNAVSIRILSGLSGGSKKNSKENATAVLLVASQKTLPVMVAVVEQLGGVFGETGLLVLPCVAAHLNQIMIDSILVNLWLRRGKDTSTDVKTA, from the exons ATGGCGATAGCTAGTATCCTGGGTTCAATCCAAAACCCCTTTTTATGTCTCCGTGAACCAACGTCTCCGGGGAGCCGCTCCGTCGTCTTCCGTCGCTATCTAGAGCCCTGTGGCAGACGATGGATTCCCAGATCCATTAGAGCATGCCTACCTTCCGACAAG CTTGGTGGTGATGGAGGCACTTCAGCTTCAGCTAAAAGATTACATTTTGGGAAGCAATTGCTGAGTTTTGCTTCAGATAACTTCTTGCCTCTTG CTCTTGTTAGTGGAGTGGGGCTGGGCTTTGCAAATCCAACTCTAGGCTGTCTTGCCGACAAATACTCTTTCACTAAGATCAGTACATGTGGGATATTTATTATATCAG GGTTGACTTTACGTACTGAAGCGATTGGTGCTGCTGTTAAAGGATGGCCTCTTGGAGTCTTCGGACTA atCTCTATTTTGTTACTCACTCCATCCTTCTCACGGCTAATTATGCTGGTCCAACTCCAACCTCCGGAACTTGTTACAG GGCTGGCTATATTTTGCTGTATGCCAACCACCTTGTCAAGTGGTGTTGCCCTTACTCAC CTTGCTGGTGGCAATGCTGCTCTTGCTCTTGCGGTGACTGTGGCATCCAACTTATTAGGAATTTTAAGT ATTCCATTTTGGGTATCAAGATACATAGCTGGGGGAGTAGGTGTTACTTTTCCTACTGAGCAACTTTTCAGAAGTCTTGTAGTTACTCTGTTAATTCCTTTAATCATTGGCAAG GTTATTCGAGAATCATTCAAAG GTTTTGCAAACTTTGTTGACAATAACCGTGGtctcttttcaaaaatcaacGCAATCTGCCTCAGTATG GTACCATGGATCCAAGTTAGCAGGTCAAGATCACTGCTGTTATCCGTTGAGCCTAAGGTTTTTCTTGCCGCCGTTGGTATTGGGAT ATTGCTGCATCTTTCTCTACTAGCATTCAATGCTGTTTCGATCCGCATCCTCTCAGGTCTTTCAGGAGGTAGTAAGAAGAACTCCAAGGAAAATGCCACTGCAGTCTTGCTCGTTGCAAGCCAG AAAACACTACCTGTAATGGTGGCGGTAGTGGAGCAATTGGGAGGTGTATTTGGTGAGACAGGGCTATTGGTTCTTCCTTGTGTAGCTGCACACCTGAACCAG ATCATGATTGATTCAATTCTTGTCAACTTATGGCTCCGGAGAGGTAAAGATACTTCGACTGATGTAAAGACAGCCTGA
- the LOC104712269 gene encoding BTB/POZ domain-containing protein At3g56230-like gives MPTILRPPRNTIRGSCYEGAKTTIALLKKLEGSKEDHDNSTQESTVKDGSSLSSSPLFSCEPQPLEKVIKWMKNMKETEEEQKKRIVFLSSFVTGFKEQLHADILLKAGDDGPPKHQESKTCELLSISTRHTNLTLIELNKLRFRLGHICVAFCYGQF, from the exons AAGGAACACAATACGTGGATCGTGCTACGAAGGGGCTAAAACCACAATCGCGCTGCTCAAGAAGCTTGAGGGCTCGAAAGAAGATCATGACAACTCGACCCAAGAGTCCACCGTCAAGGATGGCtcatctctatcttcttctcctttgttttcttgtgag CCACAACCATTAGAGAAGGTAATTAAATGGATGAAAAACATGAAAGAAACCgaagaagaacagaagaaaaggATAGTCTTTTTGAGCAGCTTTGTTACGGGTTTCAAAGAACAGCTTCATGCTGACATTCTTCTAAAAGCGGGCGATGATGGCCCTCCAAAACATCAAGAGAGTAAAACATGTGAATTACTATCAATTAGCACAAGGCACACGAATCTAACGCTGATAGAGTTAAACAAGCTAAGATTCCGATTAGGGCATATATGTGTAGCTTTCTGCTATGGACAGTTCTAG
- the LOC104712270 gene encoding uncharacterized protein LOC104712270: protein MSSLASKFAEAEIGVFWDLDDCPIPSDQTPASIYANIKLALKNIGYNGRITMYAYSLGEQKNEDFESINIKLIERDSSRSKMKVMFKDVYMWGILHRDEPTNLMVISDISEQVNIVEALEHLSQKENNILLASPQNLSEEVIPGSSVWLWALLSTGGSPINNQLGQVATPSPSCLSCAKRRQKRQLKRQLKKRKLSNPEH, encoded by the exons ATGTCTTCCTTGGCCAGCAAATTTGCCG AAGCTGAGATAGGAGTGTTCTGGGATCTTGATGATTGCCCAATCCCTAGTGATCAAACACCTGCTTCCATCTATGCTAATATCAAATTAGCTCTGAAGAATATTGGCTACAATGGTAGGATTACCATGTACGCTTATTCTCTTGGAGAGCAGAAGAATGAAGACTTTGAATCAATTAATATCAAGCTTATCGAGCGAG ATTCTAGCAGATCAAAGATGAAAGTGATGTTCAAAGATGTTTATATGTGGGGTATCCTTCACAGAGATGAACCAACAAATCTGATGGTGATCTCGGACATCTCAGAACAGGTCAACATTGTTGAAGCTCTTGAACATTTGAGCCAGAAGGAGAATAATATTCTCTTGGCCTCTCCTCAGAACCTGTCCGAAGAAGTAATTCCTGGAAGCTCGGTTTGGCTCTGGGCCCTGCTATCAACTGGAGGTAGCCCTATCAACAATCAGCTTGGACAGGTTGCTACCCCTTCTCCATCTTGTCTTTCTTGTGCTAAGAGAAGACAGAAACGTCAGCTCAAACGTCAGCTCAAGAAGCGTAAGCTCAGCAACCCTGAGCACTAG